A window of Streptomyces marispadix contains these coding sequences:
- the tsaE gene encoding tRNA (adenosine(37)-N6)-threonylcarbamoyltransferase complex ATPase subunit type 1 TsaE encodes MEAPQSSAAAGPLAVQRTALVPTAERMQEVGRRIAGLLGPGDLVLLTGELGAGKTTLARGLGAGLDVRGDVTSPTFVIARVHPPLGDGPPLVHVDAYRLGGRGLEEMDDLDLDVSLPESVVVVEWGEGRVEELSEDRLHVVIERETGGAADSGSGEGAGYGTGAPDDVRTVTLTGVGERWRGVDLSVLD; translated from the coding sequence ATGGAAGCACCACAGTCGTCGGCGGCGGCCGGACCGCTCGCCGTACAGCGCACCGCCCTCGTACCGACCGCCGAGCGCATGCAGGAGGTCGGGCGCCGCATCGCCGGTCTGCTCGGCCCCGGCGACCTCGTACTGCTCACCGGGGAACTGGGGGCGGGCAAGACCACGCTCGCCCGTGGCCTCGGGGCGGGGCTCGACGTGCGCGGCGACGTCACCTCGCCGACCTTCGTGATCGCACGGGTGCACCCGCCGCTCGGTGACGGGCCGCCGCTGGTGCACGTGGACGCGTACCGGCTGGGCGGGCGCGGCCTGGAGGAGATGGACGACCTGGACCTGGACGTCTCGCTGCCCGAGTCGGTGGTGGTCGTGGAGTGGGGCGAGGGAAGGGTCGAGGAGCTTTCGGAGGACCGGCTGCACGTGGTCATCGAGCGGGAGACGGGCGGAGCCGCCGACTCCGGCTCGGGGGAGGGCGCGGGCTACGGCACCGGGGCTCCCGACGACGTGCGGACCGTCACGCTGACCGGTGTCGGCGAGCGGTGGCGCGGGGTGGATCTCTCCGTGCTCGACTGA